A window of Synergistales bacterium genomic DNA:
CTCCTCCCTGTGGAGATTGGTCAGGGGAACCTCCGCCGTCGGGATCAGCCAGAGATCCTCCTGCCTGCTCCTGTAGAGATCGTCGGCGAATTTCGGGAGCTGTCCCGTCCCGAACATGGTGTCGCTGTTGACCATGAAAGGCGGCTGGCATTCGGTATAGCCATGCTCCCCGGTGTGGAGATCGAGCATGAAGTTGATCAGCGCCCGCTCGAGCCGGGCCGCATGCCCACGCAACACGGTAAACCTGCTCTGTGCCAGCTTGACACCCCGCTCGAAGTCGAGGATACCGAGGTTCTCGCCGATCTCCCAGTGGGGCTTCGGCTCGAAGGAGAAGCTCGGCGGGGTCCCCCAGGTCCGCTCCACCGGGTTGTCCTCCTCGTCATGCCCCACCGGAACCGTTTCGTGGGGCCTGTTGGGGATCTCCACAACCATCGCCCGGAGTTCTTCCTCGACGGCAGCCAGTTCCTCATCCCGGCTCTTGATCCGCTCGCCCAGGGCCCGCATCTCCTCCATCAGCGCCGTGGCGTCCTCGCCGTTTTTCTTCGCCCGACCGACCTTCTTGGAACCCTCGTTCCGCCTGGCGCGCAGCTCTTCCAGCTCGCCCAGGATCTCGCGCCGCCGCTCGTCACGCCCCATGAGCAGGTCGAGGGGGAATCCCTGATTCCGTTTCGCAAGCAGGTTGCGAACGTCGTCGGTATGCTCCCGAATCCACTTCATATCAAGCACAGTCTATTCCTCCTTGGCTCCTCGGACTTCCTGCATCAGGTTTGCCATCTCCAATGCCGACATGGCCGCCTCAACACCCTTGTTGCCGGCCTTGCTGCCGGCCCTGGAGAGAGCCTGGTCCAGGGTATCGCAGGTCAGGACCCCGAAGGCGACCGGGACACGCTGCTCCATACCGATATGGGCGAGTCCCTTGGAGACCTCGGAAGCCACATAGTTGAAATGGGGTGTGTCTCCCCGAATCACCGAACCCAGGGCGATGATAGCGTCCTGCTTCCCCTGCAGAGCGAGCTCCTTGACAATAAAGGGGAGCTCCCATGCTCCCGGCACCCAGTAGACGGCGAGATCCTGATGCCTCACCCCGTGTCGGAGCAGTGTGTCCTTCGCCCCTTCCAGGAGTCGCGAGGTGATGAGTTCGTTGAAACGGGAAACGACAAGCGTGAATCGCAATCCGGCCCCTGTCAGGGCCCCTTGAACAACCTGCATGGCCTCTCCTCCTTGTGGTATCGGTGTCCGCCTCTCGGGACGGTGTCGGAGCGCTACTTGTGCAGTATGTGCCCCATCTTGTCGCGTTTCGTATGGAGATAGTACTCGTTGTGGGGATTGGGGGGGATCTCCAGAGGGACACGGCCGGTCACCTCCAGCCCGTACCCTTCCAGCCCGACGATCTTCCTGGGGTTGTTTGTCATGAGACGGATCCGTTTCAGTCCCAAATCGGCCAGGATCTGGGCCCCCAGACCGTAATCCCGAAGATCGGGATCGAAACCCAGAGCCTGATTGGCCTCCACGGTGTCCATCCCTCTCTCCTGCAGCTCGTAGGCCTTGAGTTTCGGCAACAGGCCGATCCCCCTGCCCTCCTGACGCATATAGAGCACCACGCCCTCCCCCTGCTTCTCGATATACTCCATGGAGTGGTGCAGCTGGGGACCGCAGTCGCAGCGGAGCGAGCCGAAGACATCGCCTGTCAGGCACTCGGAATGGACCCGCACCAGCACCTCCCTGTCCGGCTCCGACCAGGGATCACCCTTGACCAGGGCCATGTGGAGCTTCTCCGTGCCGTGCTCCAGCAGCGACCGGTAGGCATAGGCCGTGAAGTCACCGTAGGCTGTGGGGAGAGAGATGGTGGAGACCCGCTCCACCAGCTTGTCCCGCTGATGCCGGTACCGGATGAGCTGCTTGATGGAAAAGATCTTCAGGTCGAAGCGTCGGGCGAACTCCCAGAGGTCGCCCAGCCGGGCCATCGTCCCGTCTTCGTTCATGATCTCGCAGATCACCGCAGCAGGGGGGAACCCCGCCAGTCCGGCCAGATCCACGGAGGCCTCGGTGTGCCCCGCCCGTTTGAGCACCCCGCCCTCCCGGGCGATCAGGGGAAAGACGTGGCCGGGGCGACGGAAATCGTCGGCACCGCTGCTCTCCTCGGCAAGAAACCGGCAGGTCAGGGCGCGGTCGGCTGCAGAGATGCCGGTGGTGGTGCCTTCCTTCGCATCCACCGAAACGGTGAAGGCCGTCTGCATCCGGTCGGTGTTGTCCTGCACCATCAGTTCGAGTCCGAGCCGCTGCGCCCTGTCCAGCGTCACCGGCGCACAGATCAGACCCCGCCCATATTTTGCCATAAAATTGATGGTCTCGTCCGAGACCTTGTATGCCGGAATCACAAGGTCTCCCTCGTTTTCCCGGTCTTCGTCGTCCACGACGATGATCATCTTCCCCCGGCGCAGCTCGTCGAGGGCTTCCTCTACAGAACAGAATGTTGCTTCGGAATGCATCGATCCACCTCTTTCGGTTCCATTTCACGTGCTGTTCCCGTTCTTCCGGGGCAGCACTATACCCATCCGTATCGCTGGAGGTCCTCCCATCCGATGGTGCCCCCGCCGGTGTTCTCCCTGCCGGCAGCCGGAAGGTCGCCGGCCTTTCCTTCGAGCAGCGAGGCCACATACTTCCCCAATATATCTGTTTCCAGGTGGAGGCGGTCACCCGGGCCGACCCGGCCCAGCGTGGTCTCCGCCAGTGTCGTGGGGATCACCCCCACGCTGAAGGCCACCCCGCTCCTGGCGGCCACAGTGAGGCTCACCCCATCCAGGGCCACCGATCCCTTCTCCACTACCAGCGGCACAACACGCTCCGGCGCCTGGCATTCGATCAGCCGGCTCCTCCCCCAGGGCAACACGCTCCGAACGGTCACCAGGGTATCCACATGACCGGTGACCAGATGTCCGTCCAGCCTTCGTTCCAGGGTCAGCGACCGTTCGAGGTTCACCGCCTCCCCGGGACGGACATCGCCCAGTCGGGTGCGCTCCAGTGTTTCGGGCATCATCTCCACGGCGAAGTGATCCGCACCGGTCTCCACTACGGAGAGGCAGGCGCCGGAGACGGCGACGGACTGCCCGTGGACGAGCATGCCGGCGAACCCGGGGGCCCCGATCCGGAGAAGGTGGACATCCCCCTGCCGGGTGCAACCCTCCACTCTCCCCACCTGCTCTATAAGCCCGGTGAACACGACAGCACCCCCTCAACAAGGAAATCCCGTCCCACAGAGGAGACACGAGGTTCCAGGAGTTCGATCTTCTCCTCCAGGCAGGAACAGCGGAATCCCCCGCGGAGGGAGCGCCCCGCACCGAGCAGCGACGGCGCGACAAAGAGCGCCACGGCGTCGGCGCAGCGCTGCCGCAGGAAGGAGCCGATCACCTCGCCGCCCCCCTCGACCAGGAGATATTGTACCCCCCTCCCGGCGAGAGCCGAAAGGAGAGGAGGGATCGAAAGACCGCGGTCATCAGACGGGAGGGGAAGGATCTCGAAGGGGAAGCCCTCCCTGTCCTCCCGGGAGGCCGCCTCGTCGCTGCAGGCCACCACGGTCCGGGGGTTTCGGTATACCTGTTTTGCAGGCGTAATGCGAAGGCGGGAGTTGAGCACAACAGGAAGGGGCGAGGGGCCGGCGCACTCCCGCACGGTGAGCGAGGGATCGTCCTGCTCCACCGTTTCCCTCCCCACAAGCAGGGCATCCTGCTCGGCCCGGAGGAGATGCGCCATCCGGCGCGCCTCCGGACCGGTGATCCACTGGCTCCTGCCGTCGTCCAGGGCGATGGTCCCGTCCAGTGTGGCGGCGGCCTTCAGCGTCACCCAGGGTCGGTGGTGACGGCAGCTGTGGAAGAAGCCCCTGTTGATCCAGGCGCACTCCGACGCCAATACACCCTCTGTCACCTCCACCCCGCCGCTGCGGAGGATATCGTTTCCGCGGCCGCAGACGCGGGGATTGGGGTCGCGGGTCCCCACAACCACCCGGGACACCCCGGCCTCGACAAGCCGGGGGGCACAGGGCGGCGTCCGCCCGTGGTGCGAACAGGGTTCCAGGGTGACATAGGCGGTCGCGCCGGCGGCTCCTTCGCCGGCCATCCGCAAGGCCTCCACCTCTGCGTGGTCCCCGCCGCAGCGCCGGTGGTATCCCTGGCCGACCACGGCATCCCCGGCCACAATGACACAGCCCACCCGGGGATTGGGGCGGACCGCACACCCTCCTCTGTGAGCGAGGGAGAGCGCCCTCCGCATGTAGTATTCGTCAACGCTTTTCCGTCTCAGTCTCCACCTCTCCCCTCAACGTCCGCCGGATCGTCGCGGCCAGCGTCCTGCCGATCCCCGGTACCGACGCGATCTCCTCCGCCTCGAGCGTGGAGATCCGCTGTACGCTGCCGAAGGTTCCCAGAAGCCGGGCGGCACGCTTCTTCCCCACACCGGGGATCTCCTCCAGAGCGGAACGGCGGAGTCTGCTGTCCCGCCGACTGCGGTGGGCCCCCACAGCATAGCGGTGGGCCTCGTCGCGGACCTGCTGCAAGAGCCGGAGGGCGGCCCCGCCTTCCGGCAAGGCCAGCGGCGGCCGCCCGGCCTCGCTATAGACAAGCTCCTCCCGTTTCGCCAGAGCCACCGAGGGGATGTCCTCGATCCCCAGAGCCTCCAGCGCTTTCCTGGCGAAACGCAGCTGTTGCTCGCCGCCGTCGATGACAATCAGCTGGGGAACCGGCTCGTCGCCCTGCAGGACATGCCTGTAGCGCCGGGAGAGCACCTCTTCCATGCTCCGGAAGTCGTCGATTCCTTCCACGTCCCGGACGGCGAATTTCCTGTACAGCGATGCGTTGGAACGTCCCTGCTCGAAGACCACCACCACACCGTAGGTCTCCCCGCCGGAGAAGTGCGAGATATCGAACCCGTCGATTCTCCAGGGGAGTGTCTTGAGTCCCAGAGCGCTCTGCAGCTCCTGCAGGGCATCCCACATCTCCGGGCTGAGCTCCCCGTCCGCACCCCGGCTGGTGCGCTGCCGGGTGTACCGCCAGATGGCCCTGATGGTATCACGGATCCGCCCCGCCTCTTCAAAGGCAAGCTCCGAAGCGGCCCGTTCCATCCTGGCTCTGAGGCGTTCCACCAGTTTCAGGGTCTGGCCCTGCAGCAGCAGAATGACATCGGCCACACGTTCGCCGTATTCCCTCTGGCCGCACTTGCCGGCACAGGGCCCGAGGCATCGCCCCAGGGCGTACTTGACACAGGGACGGTTGCGGGGACGGCTCGGGTCGATGTCCCTTGTACAGGTGCGCAGGGGGAAATAGCGTTCGGTCAACCGGAGGAGCTGCCGCACCTCCGACACCCGGGTGAAGGGACCGAAATACACCCCCCCGTCATCGGAATGGTGTCGGGTGACCACCACCCGGGGGAAGGGCTCGCTGGTTACCTTGATATAGGGATAGCGCTCCCCCATTTTGAGTTCCACGTTAAAGAACGGCTGATACCGCTTGATGAGCTTCGCCTCCAGGACAAGGGCTTCCACCTCCGATTCCGTCCGGATCGTGGAGATATCCTCGATGAGCGAAACAAGCTTCCGCAGGCGGGGGGAGGCGAAACCACTCCGCCGAAAATAGGAGGCGACCCGCTTTTTCAGCGACTTCGCCTTGCCCACATAGAGCACCCGGCCCTCTCCGTCGTGCATCAGATAGACCCCCGGCCTGTCGGGATAGGACCTTGTTTTTTCCAGCAACTCGCTCCGTTCCATACTCGCCACCTTCACTTTTCGCCCGTAAGAGTATAGGATATCATGAAGACAGTCGGGAGGTGTGTTGCATGCCACTTGTACTCTTCAATGACCTTACCGGGAAGAAAGAACCCTTTGTTCCCCTCCAGGACGATCACGTGGGTTTCTACGTCTGCGGCCCCACCGTCTATGATTATTTCCACATCGGGAATGCCCGCCCCTTCATCCTCTTCGATGTCCTCCGGAGATATATGGAGTACCGGGGATATCAGGTCACCTATGTGGAAAACTTCACCGATATCGACGACAAGATGATCAACCGGGCCAGGGAAAAGGGGATCTCGGTGAACGAACTGGCCGAACGCTTCATCCAGGCCTACAGGGAAGACGCCGAAGCGCTGGGTGTCCGTCCCGCCACGATCTCCCCGCGGGCCACGGAGCATATCGAACCCATTATCCGTCTCATCGGGAAAATCCTCAATGCTGGGCATGCCTACGAGGTGGACG
This region includes:
- a CDS encoding excinuclease ABC subunit UvrC — protein: MERSELLEKTRSYPDRPGVYLMHDGEGRVLYVGKAKSLKKRVASYFRRSGFASPRLRKLVSLIEDISTIRTESEVEALVLEAKLIKRYQPFFNVELKMGERYPYIKVTSEPFPRVVVTRHHSDDGGVYFGPFTRVSEVRQLLRLTERYFPLRTCTRDIDPSRPRNRPCVKYALGRCLGPCAGKCGQREYGERVADVILLLQGQTLKLVERLRARMERAASELAFEEAGRIRDTIRAIWRYTRQRTSRGADGELSPEMWDALQELQSALGLKTLPWRIDGFDISHFSGGETYGVVVVFEQGRSNASLYRKFAVRDVEGIDDFRSMEEVLSRRYRHVLQGDEPVPQLIVIDGGEQQLRFARKALEALGIEDIPSVALAKREELVYSEAGRPPLALPEGGAALRLLQQVRDEAHRYAVGAHRSRRDSRLRRSALEEIPGVGKKRAARLLGTFGSVQRISTLEAEEIASVPGIGRTLAATIRRTLRGEVETETEKR
- the ribD gene encoding bifunctional diaminohydroxyphosphoribosylaminopyrimidine deaminase/5-amino-6-(5-phosphoribosylamino)uracil reductase RibD; amino-acid sequence: MRRALSLAHRGGCAVRPNPRVGCVIVAGDAVVGQGYHRRCGGDHAEVEALRMAGEGAAGATAYVTLEPCSHHGRTPPCAPRLVEAGVSRVVVGTRDPNPRVCGRGNDILRSGGVEVTEGVLASECAWINRGFFHSCRHHRPWVTLKAAATLDGTIALDDGRSQWITGPEARRMAHLLRAEQDALLVGRETVEQDDPSLTVRECAGPSPLPVVLNSRLRITPAKQVYRNPRTVVACSDEAASREDREGFPFEILPLPSDDRGLSIPPLLSALAGRGVQYLLVEGGGEVIGSFLRQRCADAVALFVAPSLLGAGRSLRGGFRCSCLEEKIELLEPRVSSVGRDFLVEGVLSCSPGL
- the ribE gene encoding 6,7-dimethyl-8-ribityllumazine synthase, whose protein sequence is MQVVQGALTGAGLRFTLVVSRFNELITSRLLEGAKDTLLRHGVRHQDLAVYWVPGAWELPFIVKELALQGKQDAIIALGSVIRGDTPHFNYVASEVSKGLAHIGMEQRVPVAFGVLTCDTLDQALSRAGSKAGNKGVEAAMSALEMANLMQEVRGAKEE
- a CDS encoding riboflavin synthase, whose product is MFTGLIEQVGRVEGCTRQGDVHLLRIGAPGFAGMLVHGQSVAVSGACLSVVETGADHFAVEMMPETLERTRLGDVRPGEAVNLERSLTLERRLDGHLVTGHVDTLVTVRSVLPWGRSRLIECQAPERVVPLVVEKGSVALDGVSLTVAARSGVAFSVGVIPTTLAETTLGRVGPGDRLHLETDILGKYVASLLEGKAGDLPAAGRENTGGGTIGWEDLQRYGWV
- the serS gene encoding serine--tRNA ligase, translating into MLDMKWIREHTDDVRNLLAKRNQGFPLDLLMGRDERRREILGELEELRARRNEGSKKVGRAKKNGEDATALMEEMRALGERIKSRDEELAAVEEELRAMVVEIPNRPHETVPVGHDEEDNPVERTWGTPPSFSFEPKPHWEIGENLGILDFERGVKLAQSRFTVLRGHAARLERALINFMLDLHTGEHGYTECQPPFMVNSDTMFGTGQLPKFADDLYRSRQEDLWLIPTAEVPLTNLHREEILSEETLPLYLTAYTPCFRKEAGSHGKDVRGMLRQHQFDKVELVKVVAPETSYDELEGLTGNAERVLQLLELPYRVVTLCTGDMGFAAAKTYDIEVWLPSQERYREISSCSNCEDFQARRMNARYRPKGGGKPRYVHTLNGSGIAIGRCLIAILENRQDREGNVHLPEALVPYMGGVSVLSAPA
- a CDS encoding bifunctional 3,4-dihydroxy-2-butanone-4-phosphate synthase/GTP cyclohydrolase II encodes the protein MHSEATFCSVEEALDELRRGKMIIVVDDEDRENEGDLVIPAYKVSDETINFMAKYGRGLICAPVTLDRAQRLGLELMVQDNTDRMQTAFTVSVDAKEGTTTGISAADRALTCRFLAEESSGADDFRRPGHVFPLIAREGGVLKRAGHTEASVDLAGLAGFPPAAVICEIMNEDGTMARLGDLWEFARRFDLKIFSIKQLIRYRHQRDKLVERVSTISLPTAYGDFTAYAYRSLLEHGTEKLHMALVKGDPWSEPDREVLVRVHSECLTGDVFGSLRCDCGPQLHHSMEYIEKQGEGVVLYMRQEGRGIGLLPKLKAYELQERGMDTVEANQALGFDPDLRDYGLGAQILADLGLKRIRLMTNNPRKIVGLEGYGLEVTGRVPLEIPPNPHNEYYLHTKRDKMGHILHK